The Carcharodon carcharias isolate sCarCar2 chromosome 15, sCarCar2.pri, whole genome shotgun sequence genome includes a window with the following:
- the LOC121288107 gene encoding parvalbumin alpha-like yields the protein MSMASVLNPQDIDKALAECAAAFNHKTFFATSGLSKKSDAELAKVFNILDQDQSGFIEVEELKLFLQNFSSNARKLNDSETKAFLDAGDSDHDGKIGVDEFKCMVKA from the exons ATGTCTATGGCCTCGGTACTCAACCCTCAGGACATCGACAAAGCCCTTGCTGAATGTGCCG CTGCGTTCAACCACAAGACATTCTTCGCAACCAGCGGCCTGAGCAAGAAATCAGATGCCGAGCTCGCTAAAGTTTTCAACATCCTCGACCAGGATCAGAGTGGTTTCATTGAAGTGGAGGAGCTGAA ACTTTTCCTGCAGAATTTTTCTTCGAATGCAAGGAAACTGAATGATTCTGAGACCAAGGCGTTCCTTGATGCTGGAGACAGTGATCATGATGGCAAGATCGGAGTTGATG AGTTCAAGTGCATGGTCAAAGCATAA